One genomic region from Spirosoma sp. KCTC 42546 encodes:
- a CDS encoding TylF/MycF family methyltransferase encodes MEQPQQNQGLYKSEEQTIFNNLFSAFENSELSLAYKLQAFPLWVRRQDIAYFMAKYEIFKQIVNVNGSIVECGVFIGSGTMTWHHCSSILEPYNHTRKIIGFDTFSGFPELDESDTATGTSEHLHTGGLAVSSTVEKDLASLIAIHDQNRPLSHVGKVELVKGDACETIPEYIEKNPHLLISLLYLDFDIYLPTKAALQALFGRVVKGGIVAFDELNCKSYPGETVAFLEAFDLTKVELKRFPFTTHLSYFVK; translated from the coding sequence ATGGAACAACCTCAACAGAATCAGGGCTTGTATAAATCTGAAGAGCAAACGATCTTCAATAATCTTTTTTCAGCCTTTGAAAATTCAGAACTTTCTCTTGCCTATAAATTACAGGCATTTCCACTATGGGTTCGTAGACAGGACATCGCTTATTTTATGGCCAAATATGAAATTTTCAAGCAAATCGTTAACGTTAATGGCAGTATAGTTGAATGTGGCGTTTTCATAGGTAGTGGCACTATGACTTGGCACCATTGCTCATCTATACTAGAACCTTATAACCACACAAGGAAAATTATTGGCTTCGATACGTTTTCTGGTTTTCCAGAACTTGATGAAAGTGACACTGCTACAGGTACCTCAGAACATCTACATACTGGTGGTCTCGCAGTTTCGTCTACAGTTGAGAAGGATCTTGCTTCTTTGATTGCCATTCATGACCAAAATCGGCCATTGAGCCATGTTGGTAAAGTTGAACTGGTGAAAGGTGATGCATGCGAAACAATCCCAGAATATATTGAGAAAAATCCACATTTACTGATCAGCCTACTATATCTGGATTTTGATATATATCTACCTACTAAAGCCGCTTTACAAGCTCTTTTTGGACGGGTTGTGAAAGGTGGCATCGTTGCTTTTGACGAACTAAATTGTAAATCGTATCCTGGGGAAACGGTTGCTTTTCTAGAGGCATTTGATCTAACAAAAGTCGAACTGAAACGATTTCCCTTCACAACGCACTTGTCATATTTCGTAAAATGA
- the rfbG gene encoding CDP-glucose 4,6-dehydratase, translating into MVVHQYKDTYQYKKVFLTGHTGFKGSWLLYWLHLLGAEVKGYSLQAEQHGLYNDIQGDQLCQSIIADIRDADRLQKEIIEFQPDFIFHLAAQPLVRRSYEIPAETFEVNTLGTVYLLDAVRQLRKPCTVILITTDKVYENKEWHYPYRESDRLGGYDPYSASKATAELVISSYRNSFFNPAIYSEHKKSIASARAGNVIGGGDWSKDRIIPDIVRALQNDVSIPVRNPNAVRPWQHVLEPISGYLLLGTKMAYNPALFDGAWNFGPSTADCLTVKELVKIAVEIWGKGNYEPIQNNAQPHEAGLLKLDINKTLNELGWKPKYNSTQAIQMSLDWFKCYFEGGKQIADFTKGQIQDYMEL; encoded by the coding sequence AGAAGTTAAAGGCTACTCGCTCCAAGCAGAGCAGCATGGTCTTTATAATGACATCCAGGGCGATCAATTATGTCAGTCTATAATCGCAGACATTCGTGATGCAGATAGGCTTCAAAAGGAAATTATTGAATTTCAACCTGATTTTATTTTTCATTTAGCTGCACAGCCCCTCGTTAGGCGTTCGTATGAAATACCCGCTGAAACCTTTGAAGTCAATACTTTAGGGACTGTATACCTATTGGACGCCGTACGGCAGTTGCGCAAACCATGTACCGTCATACTGATTACGACTGATAAGGTGTATGAAAATAAAGAATGGCATTATCCGTACCGGGAGTCAGATCGATTAGGCGGCTATGACCCTTATAGCGCCAGTAAAGCAACCGCCGAACTTGTGATTTCGTCCTATCGTAATTCATTCTTTAATCCTGCCATTTATAGCGAACATAAAAAATCCATTGCATCAGCTCGGGCTGGTAATGTAATCGGTGGGGGAGATTGGTCAAAAGATCGTATTATCCCTGATATTGTGCGCGCTTTACAAAATGATGTTTCTATACCTGTTCGGAATCCAAACGCAGTACGTCCTTGGCAACATGTGTTAGAGCCAATTAGTGGATATTTGCTTTTAGGAACTAAAATGGCTTATAATCCCGCTTTATTTGATGGAGCTTGGAATTTTGGGCCATCTACTGCCGATTGCTTGACGGTTAAGGAATTAGTTAAAATTGCTGTAGAAATTTGGGGTAAGGGAAACTACGAACCAATTCAGAACAATGCCCAGCCGCACGAAGCAGGCTTGTTGAAACTTGATATTAATAAAACCTTGAACGAACTCGGCTGGAAACCCAAATACAACTCGACTCAGGCTATACAAATGTCATTAGATTGGTTTAAATGCTATTTTGAAGGTGGAAAGCAGATTGCAGATTTTACAAAAGGTCAGATTCAGGACTATATGGAGTTATGA
- a CDS encoding transketolase family protein, whose protein sequence is MRTAFIEQLVREAMLHENIFLLVGDLGYSVVEPFAQQFPDRYLNVGIAEQNMTGIAVGLAREGYNVFTYSIGNFPTLRCMEQIRYDVCYHEASVKVVAVGGGYAYGPLGVSHHTTEELGMMRTIPNLNVIAPADPLEARQITTMLCNTSVPAYLRLGKAGEPIVHQADKVIEWGKFIPVLSGMNTVVLSTGAMLKYCYDTILNSQSGFGLLSVPFIKPLDLATLAQLTREYDRIITIEEHQRSAGFGSAILEGLHDLYQQAVITKIPVVKRVAIPDLFIGVAGTQNYLRGLAGLII, encoded by the coding sequence ATGCGAACAGCCTTTATTGAGCAACTTGTCCGTGAAGCTATGCTTCATGAAAATATATTTTTGTTAGTGGGGGATTTAGGCTATTCGGTTGTAGAACCCTTTGCCCAACAATTTCCTGATCGTTACCTAAATGTTGGAATTGCCGAGCAGAATATGACCGGAATTGCTGTTGGACTAGCTAGGGAGGGTTATAATGTATTTACGTATTCGATTGGAAATTTCCCAACACTACGATGCATGGAGCAAATTCGCTATGATGTTTGCTATCATGAAGCCAGCGTTAAAGTTGTGGCTGTAGGCGGAGGCTATGCCTATGGCCCTCTAGGAGTGTCACACCATACAACTGAAGAACTGGGTATGATGCGAACTATTCCAAATCTAAACGTTATTGCCCCTGCCGACCCTCTAGAAGCTAGGCAAATTACTACAATGCTGTGTAATACAAGTGTACCGGCTTATTTGCGTTTAGGTAAAGCTGGGGAGCCGATCGTGCATCAAGCAGACAAAGTGATTGAATGGGGGAAATTTATACCGGTTCTCTCAGGCATGAACACGGTCGTACTTTCGACAGGTGCTATGCTGAAATACTGCTATGATACCATTCTAAATAGCCAATCCGGATTTGGCTTGTTGAGTGTTCCATTTATAAAACCACTAGATTTGGCGACTCTCGCTCAATTAACCAGGGAATATGATCGGATTATAACTATTGAGGAACATCAGCGGAGTGCTGGCTTTGGATCGGCTATTCTAGAAGGTCTGCATGATCTATATCAACAAGCAGTGATTACTAAAATTCCAGTTGTTAAGCGAGTGGCAATACCCGATTTATTTATTGGAGTAGCTGGTACACAAAATTATTTGAGAGGGTTGGCTGGACTAATAATATAA
- a CDS encoding glycosyltransferase family 2 protein encodes MESKQRELLELFIITYNRAQHLDNTLCQLIECPFSKFSITILDNCSIDNTHEIFLKYKGDFSNLNYIKNKINIGADANVLRAAELSNGIYTWILCDDDYYDFTDCNDVLIELAKEEAVAVMVGWSETFIWPKGGMYDTPENLIKKGFPCLSVPTFVPGSIFKTDLFQAQIRISYTNIVNLLPAMTFYIGLYKKPVSIYVARHKLVVAAGAATYDYTFLKVMAAAINTFYLIEWHNIRRQAFYACYLNHPYFSIYKHALMWQKAGSEFPLVTKWRYFKLVDWKGKFIFIFGYTVAPIANRVKLPGPILKRIKKYRI; translated from the coding sequence ATGGAGTCTAAACAAAGAGAATTACTTGAGCTGTTCATTATTACATATAACCGTGCTCAACACCTTGATAATACGTTATGCCAGCTAATAGAATGCCCATTTTCAAAATTTTCGATTACTATTCTTGATAACTGCTCTATAGATAATACACATGAAATATTTTTAAAATATAAAGGTGATTTCTCTAATTTAAATTACATAAAAAATAAAATTAATATTGGTGCCGATGCTAATGTATTGCGCGCAGCGGAGTTAAGCAATGGAATCTATACATGGATTCTCTGCGATGATGATTATTATGATTTTACTGACTGCAATGACGTTTTAATAGAACTAGCTAAGGAGGAGGCCGTAGCCGTTATGGTTGGTTGGTCTGAAACATTTATTTGGCCTAAAGGAGGTATGTATGATACACCGGAGAATTTAATAAAGAAAGGATTCCCATGCTTAAGTGTACCAACTTTTGTTCCAGGTAGTATTTTTAAAACAGATCTGTTTCAAGCTCAAATCAGAATTTCCTATACAAACATAGTTAATCTGTTGCCAGCAATGACATTTTATATTGGTTTGTATAAGAAGCCAGTAAGTATTTATGTTGCGCGTCATAAGCTTGTTGTAGCTGCTGGAGCAGCTACTTATGATTATACTTTTTTAAAGGTCATGGCTGCCGCAATAAATACTTTTTACTTAATTGAATGGCACAATATTAGACGGCAGGCTTTCTATGCATGTTATTTAAACCACCCATATTTTTCAATCTACAAGCATGCATTAATGTGGCAAAAAGCCGGCAGTGAATTTCCTCTTGTAACTAAATGGCGTTACTTCAAACTCGTAGACTGGAAAGGTAAGTTTATTTTCATTTTTGGATATACAGTAGCTCCTATTGCCAATAGGGTTAAGTTGCCTGGACCAATACTAAAAAGAATTAAAAAATATAGAATTTAA
- a CDS encoding transketolase, with translation MTNQDSIVLARDVRKTCLKLVYAANASHIGGAFSVADVLSVLYARVLHYDAGNPEYTNRDRFFYSKGHACTALYAVLKEAGFFSEEQLSAFSTNGSYFTTHVNHKVPGIELSTGSLGHALSVACGVALAGKRKLAPWNVYCVLSDGELDEGSNLEAILFAPHHALDNLTLIIDYNKIQSLGAVSDVLKLEPLAAKFDSFGWDVSEIDGHDHSAIFNALSTQVSSAKPKVIIAHTIKGKGVDFMENQLAWHYKSPNQTQFDQAMQQLES, from the coding sequence ATGACAAATCAGGATTCAATTGTATTGGCCAGAGATGTCAGGAAAACCTGCCTTAAACTGGTTTATGCCGCCAATGCATCTCACATAGGCGGGGCGTTTTCAGTAGCTGATGTACTATCTGTACTGTATGCCCGGGTGCTTCATTACGATGCCGGAAATCCGGAGTATACCAATCGAGATAGGTTCTTTTATAGTAAAGGCCATGCCTGTACAGCCTTGTATGCAGTGCTAAAAGAAGCAGGTTTTTTTTCGGAAGAGCAATTGAGCGCGTTTTCTACTAACGGCAGTTATTTTACAACTCATGTTAATCACAAAGTGCCGGGTATCGAATTATCAACAGGTAGCCTCGGCCATGCTCTGTCAGTAGCTTGTGGCGTTGCATTAGCTGGAAAGCGGAAGTTAGCACCTTGGAATGTTTATTGTGTGCTGAGCGATGGTGAATTAGACGAAGGCTCAAATTTGGAAGCCATTTTGTTTGCACCCCATCATGCACTGGATAATTTGACTCTTATAATTGACTATAATAAAATTCAGAGTTTAGGAGCAGTTTCCGATGTGCTTAAACTTGAACCACTTGCGGCTAAATTTGACAGTTTTGGCTGGGACGTCTCTGAAATTGATGGCCACGATCATTCTGCCATTTTTAATGCACTGTCTACACAGGTTTCATCTGCTAAACCCAAAGTAATTATTGCCCATACGATTAAAGGGAAAGGCGTTGATTTTATGGAAAATCAGCTAGCCTGGCATTATAAGTCACCGAATCAAACCCAGTTTGATCAGGCGATGCAGCAATTAGAATCTTAA
- a CDS encoding class I SAM-dependent methyltransferase, whose protein sequence is MKYAVKKLNNTCRVCQSSNLHKFLKLDDMPFTDDFLKKEAIGSEFLYPIEIYFCQDCHTVQTQHDVSVDEYYEDYQYSVGASLFASTFMQNMAKKLCATYYQNAQGLKVLEVGSGDGEQLVPFKELGCKVLGYEPSSYLVEVAASKGISSVQGLFTEEAIDTLPDDFKEVDIILLSYTFDHIPDPIGFLNGVKKILNKKTGILVIENHDLEKIFERQEYCLFEHEHSIYLTKNTAISLAKRNGFEIIEFDVLPENERRANSLIFVMSLAGSDFASKTIDSYPLADYTHTKFYDEEAAKIQQGIRNFEAYITKKTDEGKTIAGYGAGGRGVMTLAAVRNAGQLAYLVDKKPKQSGVFTPKSHIGVYEITHLSEQPVDEAIVFSFGYMSEIKQDLAKMGYADSSIVSMLDILKNNE, encoded by the coding sequence ATGAAATACGCTGTAAAAAAATTAAACAATACCTGCCGGGTTTGTCAATCATCTAATCTTCATAAGTTCCTTAAATTAGATGATATGCCTTTTACTGATGATTTTTTAAAGAAAGAAGCCATCGGCAGTGAATTCTTATATCCAATCGAAATTTACTTCTGTCAGGACTGTCATACTGTTCAAACGCAGCATGATGTATCAGTTGATGAATATTATGAAGACTATCAATACTCAGTTGGTGCGTCCTTATTCGCTTCAACCTTTATGCAAAATATGGCCAAAAAATTATGTGCGACTTATTACCAAAACGCACAAGGCTTAAAAGTTCTTGAGGTTGGTTCTGGCGATGGTGAGCAGTTAGTTCCATTTAAAGAATTAGGGTGTAAGGTGTTAGGTTATGAACCTTCATCCTACTTAGTTGAAGTGGCTGCATCGAAAGGAATTTCGTCTGTACAAGGTCTTTTTACAGAAGAAGCAATCGATACATTGCCAGATGATTTTAAAGAAGTCGATATTATACTTTTATCATATACATTCGACCATATTCCCGATCCAATCGGCTTTTTGAACGGAGTGAAAAAAATCCTCAATAAAAAGACGGGTATTTTAGTAATTGAAAACCATGATTTGGAAAAAATATTTGAAAGACAGGAATACTGTCTATTTGAACATGAACACTCCATCTATCTGACAAAAAACACTGCAATTTCCCTAGCCAAACGGAATGGATTTGAAATTATTGAATTTGATGTATTGCCAGAGAACGAACGTCGTGCTAACTCACTGATATTCGTCATGTCGCTGGCTGGTTCAGATTTTGCCTCCAAAACCATTGATTCTTACCCACTAGCAGATTACACTCATACTAAGTTTTATGATGAGGAAGCTGCTAAAATCCAGCAAGGCATTCGGAATTTTGAGGCCTATATTACCAAAAAAACCGATGAAGGGAAAACGATAGCCGGTTACGGAGCTGGAGGAAGAGGTGTGATGACATTAGCTGCCGTAAGAAACGCAGGCCAGCTAGCATATCTGGTCGATAAAAAACCCAAACAGAGTGGTGTATTCACACCAAAATCACATATTGGTGTCTACGAAATCACACATCTATCGGAACAACCAGTTGATGAAGCTATTGTGTTTAGTTTTGGCTATATGAGCGAAATAAAACAGGATTTAGCCAAAATGGGCTACGCTGATAGTAGTATAGTTTCCATGTTGGATATCTTAAAAAATAATGAATAG
- a CDS encoding NAD(P)-dependent oxidoreductase produces the protein MTKIALTGATGFIGSAVLKQLVSDGHEAVVLLRNESNQERIKGVAKYQTIYYQNLDQNELKETLAAYNPDAFIHIAWKGVGGNDRNEPFQITQNLPFTLHSVELAHAVGCRHWVGIGSQAEYGNPNHKVAETAPTLPTTLYGKAKLASCWAALGLSESLNMKGSWIRVFSTYGIGDEPSWFIPYIISELKKGKTPKLTKCEQLWDYLYVDDAARAIVSVLYKEMPGIFNIGSGQAISLKSVVELIKQNINPDIKVDYGAVPYRSDQVMHLEADTSKIRQLTGWTPEVNIEEGLKRIIAVS, from the coding sequence ATGACAAAAATCGCACTTACAGGCGCAACTGGTTTTATTGGATCAGCGGTATTGAAACAACTAGTCAGCGACGGGCATGAAGCAGTAGTGCTACTCCGAAACGAATCAAATCAAGAGCGTATAAAGGGGGTGGCTAAGTACCAGACCATTTATTATCAGAATTTAGACCAGAATGAACTGAAAGAAACGCTGGCCGCATATAACCCTGATGCATTTATTCATATTGCCTGGAAGGGTGTGGGAGGAAATGATCGGAATGAACCATTTCAAATCACCCAAAACCTACCGTTTACATTACATTCAGTTGAACTGGCTCATGCTGTAGGATGTAGACATTGGGTCGGTATAGGCTCTCAGGCAGAGTATGGAAACCCCAACCATAAGGTCGCTGAAACCGCGCCTACATTACCCACTACACTTTATGGAAAGGCTAAGTTGGCCTCTTGTTGGGCGGCCCTCGGCCTGAGTGAGAGTTTAAATATGAAAGGAAGTTGGATTAGGGTATTTTCTACCTACGGTATAGGTGATGAACCTAGCTGGTTTATACCTTATATAATTTCTGAATTGAAAAAAGGAAAAACACCTAAACTGACCAAGTGCGAACAGTTATGGGACTACCTATATGTAGATGATGCCGCCCGGGCTATAGTGAGCGTGCTTTATAAAGAAATGCCTGGTATATTCAACATTGGTAGTGGCCAGGCTATTTCACTGAAGTCGGTTGTTGAATTAATCAAACAAAATATCAACCCGGATATAAAAGTTGACTATGGGGCTGTTCCTTATCGGTCGGACCAAGTGATGCATCTCGAAGCTGATACATCAAAAATTCGGCAATTGACAGGCTGGACCCCTGAAGTTAATATAGAAGAGGGCCTCAAAAGAATAATTGCCGTTTCGTAG